In the Clostridium cagae genome, TGCAGAAGTTGATCATGTAATGAAAGAAAATTTAGAATTAGGAATCAGAGCTGAGGATGAAGTTGAAAAAGATGGTAAAAGTTTAAGTAAGCTTAAGACCTATATAAATAATAGAAGAGATTAATAATAAATTTAGGAGGCTTTTTTATGAATAAAGTAACAACTATTAGGAGGTTACTTAAGCCGATTATATTAATTTTACTTTCATTAATTTTATATTATTTTAATTATTCAGGAATAGCATTGGTAATTTTTTTGGTTTATTTAGTGGATAATTTTTATCAGCTAAATTATTATTGGAAAAAAGACAATAATATTGATGAATTTATAGAAAAACTTAATAATGGTATAGAAAGTAATATATTTCAGTTTGTGCATCCCTTAGCTTTAATTCAAAGAAATGGTGATATTGTATGGAGCAATTCTATATTTACTGAATTGAAATCTAATGAAGAATCATCGAATAAAAATATTTTAAGTATAGCTAGGGGTATAAATTTAGGTCGTATATTAAGCGATAAGGAAACCTTACATCAAAGATTAAAAATAAAAGGTAAATTATATGATACTTATGCAACTAAAATTAATGTAGAAGATAATGTAGAATTATATTTAGTGTACTTTAATGATGTAACCGAAATAATAGGTTATGAAACCACAAAAGAAAGTGTTATGTTAATCGAAGTTGATAATTTTACAGAGGCGCTAGAAACAACTGAAGAAAGTAATAGACCGTTACTAGCTGCAGAAATAGAAAGAACAATAAACGCATACGCAAATAATTTAAAAGCAATGATAAAAAAATATGATACCAATAAATACGTTCTATCTATTCAAGATAATTTTATAAAAAAACAGATTGATGAGAAATTTAAAATATTAGATGAGATTTCAAAAATAGACAAGGGAAATAAGATTGAAGTTACGTTAAGTATCGGTATTGGTAGAGGGGGAATATCTCCAGCAGAAAATGCTAAGTACGCCAATACAGCAAAGGAACTAGCATTAGGTAGAGGCGGAGACCAAACTGTTGTTAAAAGTAATGATGAAATAAAATTCTTTGGTGGAAATACTAAAGAAATAGAGAAAAGAACAAGAGTTAGAGCTAGAGTTGTAGCACATGCTTTAAATGAATTAATATTTGTAAGTAGCAACGTTTATATTATAGGACATAAGAATCCTGATATGGATTGTTTTGGAGCAGCTATGGGATTAGCAAGCGTTATTAAGCAGTTAGGTAAATCTTGTAAAATTGTATTGCAGAATGATACAAATGCAATAGAATATTATTTGGATAATTTGATGAAAGATTCTAAATATGATGATTTATTTATATCAACAGAAAAAGCAAAAAATGATTTAGATGATGATTCATTGTTTATAATAGTAGATGTTCACAATAAAAGTTATGTATCTGATTTAGAACTAGTTATGAAGGCTAAGAGAAAAGTAATCATAGATCATCATAGGAGAAGTCCTGATATGATTGAGGGTGATATATTAAATTATATAGAAGTATATGCATCATCAACTTCAGAGATGGTTACTGAAATAATTCAATATATGGTTGAAAAGCCAAAGCTAGCTCGAACTGAAGCAGAGGGATTACTTGCAGGAATTTTTATGGATACTAAAGGTTTCTTATTTAAGACTGGAGTAAGAACATTTGAAGCAGCATCATTTTTAAGAAAATCAGGAGCAGATACTATAGAAATTAAAAAAATATTTAGTGATGACTTAGAAAACTATTTACTTATTGCAGAAACAATAAAATCTGCTGAAGTAAATGACAATATAGCTATTGCAATATGTCCTAAAAATGTGGATACTGTAATTGTAGCCAAAGCTGCTGATGAGCTATTAAATATATCAGGTATAAATGTATCTTTTGTTTTAGCACAAATAAATAATGATATATATATAAGTGGAAGATCAGCTGGGGATATAAATGTTCAAATAGTTCTAGAAACCCTAGGAGGCGGAGGACATATGAACATTGCAGGTGCAAAAATATCAGACGCTAAAATTGAAGATGTGGTTTATGACTTAAAAGAAGCAATAAAAAAATATTTAAAGGTGGGAGAATAATTATGAAAGTTATTTTATTACAAGATGTTAAGAAGATAGGTAAAAAGGGTGAAGTTATAGAAGCTTCAGATGGTTATGCAAGAAACTTTTTATTTCCTAGGAAATTAGCTCAAGAAGCTACTGATTCAAATATGCATATTTTAAATAACAAAAAAGAAAATGAAAGAAAGAAAAAGTTAGCTGAAATAGAAGCAGCACAAAAATTAGCTGGAGAGTTAAAGGGAAAAGAAATAACAATAAAAACTAAAATAGGTGAAAGTGGAAAATTATTTGGTGCTATTACTAGTAAGGATATTGCTTCATTAATAAAAACTCAATATAATGTTGAAATAGATAAAAAGAAAATAGTAATGGATACAATAAAATTAGCAGGAAACTATGATATAGAAGTTAAATTATATCCTGAAGTTAGTACAAAAATGAAAGTAAATATACTTCCACAATAATAAGGGGGATTTGTTTTGAAATCAAATGAAGAAACAAATTTATTAAATAGTATAATGAGTGGGAATTTATCAATAGAAGCTCAAATAGATGCTTTATTTAATGTAACAAAAAATATTTTAGATAAAGGGGCGTTTAGATCTAGAGTTGTTAGATTTAAATTAGATAAATATGTAAAATCACAAGATAATTGTGATAGAATATTTGCATTAAAGACTATATTATCTGAGGGCGAAAAAAAGGGAATTCCTAAAGAAGAGGACTTAGAACAAGAAGTAAAAATAATTATAGAACTTATTGTAAATGAGATTGCCAAAAAGTATGTTCAAAACAAAATAGAAATGAAGGTTGAACAGGCAATAATGGAGAAACAAGAAAAGTATATTGATGAAGTAAGATTATCTGTAATTAAGAAGCAAAAAGGTGTTGAAAATAACAACACTATGAGTAAATTGAATAATTTAGTTTCTTTAGATGAAAAAGTAACTAGTAAAAATATTATGAGCTTTTTAAGACCAGATAGTTTTGATGAAGTAGTAGGCCAAGAACGTGCTATTAAATCATTAATATCTAAATTATCTTCTCCGTATCCTCAACATATTATATTATACGGACCACCTGGGGTTGGTAAAACAACTGCAGCAAGACTTGCTTTAAAGGAAGCAAAAAAACTGAATTTTACTCCATTTGATGATGAATCAAAATTTGTTGAGGTAGATGGAACTACTTTAAGATGGGATCCAAGAGAAATAACTAATCCTTTATTAGGATCAGTACATGATCCTATATACCAAGGAAGTAAAAGGTATCTATCAGAGGCAGGAGTTCCTGAACCAAAGCCAGGATTAGTTACTGAAGCACACGGAGGAGTATTATTTATAGATGAAATAGGAGAATTAGATCATATATTACAAAATAAACTCTTAAAGGTTTTAGAAGATAAGAGAGTAGAGTTTTCATCTTCATATTATGATCCAGATGATGAATCAACTCCTAAATATATAAAATATTTATTTGATAATGGAGCACCAGCTGATTTCGTATTAATAGGTGCTACGACTAAAAGTCCAAGTGAAATAAATCCAGCATTAAGATCTAGAGCTACTGAGGTTTATTTTGAACCATTATCTTCTGATGATATAGAGCTTATAGTTAAAAAAGCTGCTGAAAAATTAAATGTTACTTTAGAAGAAGGTGTTGCTAAGAAAATTAGTAATTATACTTTTGAAGGTAGAAAAGCAGTAAATATATTAACAGATGCTTATGGATATGCGCTATACATAGAAAAGCAAAGAGAAGATAATATTGAAATAAAACTAGAATATTTAGATGAAGTATTGTCTGTTGGAAGACATGTTCCTTTCGAAATATTTGATAATACTGAGGAATATGAAATCGGACATATTTATGGCTTAGGAGTAAGTGGCTTTTTAGGTTCAACTATTGAAATTGAAGCGAATGTTTTTATGGCTAAAAAGAAAGGTGCTGGAGTAGTAAGATTTAATGAAACAGCAGGTTCTATGGCTAAGGATTCAGTATTTAATGCAGCTTCAGTTATAAGAGCTATAACTGATAAGGATATAAAAGATTATGATATACATGTTAATGTTATAGGTGGAGGAAAAATTGATGGCCCATCAGCAGGGGTTGCAATTACACTATGCATAATAAGTGCGTTATTAAAGAAACCTATAAAGCAGGATATAGCAGTAACTGGTGAAATATCTTTAAGAGGAAAAGTAAAACCTGTAGGTGGAATATTTGAAAAGATATATGGTGCTAGAAGAAAAGGAATTAAAAGAGTTTTAGTACCAAAAGATAATGAAAAAGAAATTCCGAGAGGTCTTAAAGATATAGAAGTTAAATCAGTAAGTACCATAGAAGAAATTATGGATATTGTTTTTGAATAATGAAATAGGCTTCCTTGAACTAGGAAGCTTATTTTAAATTAAAGTTTAGATTGTGTTTATTAAATTAAAAAAAAGGAGGACTGTTTTTGGAATCACAAGTTATGAGAACTTTACCTCAGAGCATAGAAGCTGAACAATCGGTAATAGGATCTATGATTATAGATAAATCTGCTATTGCTAAAGTTTTAGAAAGCTTGGAAGAAGAAGATTTCTATAGAGATGGCCATAAAGTAATATTTAGAGCTATATTAGATATGTTTAGAAAAGACATGGGTGTAGATTTAATTACTTTATTGGAAAATTTAAAAAGTACGGAAATGCTTGAAAGAGCAGGTGGAGTAACTTATATAACAGAAATAAGTGCATCAGTTCCTACTACTGCTAATTTATCTTCTTATATAAAAATAGTAGAAGAAAAGTCAGTTTTAAGAAAACTTATAAAAGCGTCAACATCGATAATAGAATCCAGCTATAATAATCAAGGCGAAGTTGAAAATGTATTAGACGGAGCTGAAAAAAGAATATTTGATATAGCTGAAAAGAAAACATCAAAGGATTTTGAACCGCTAAGTGATGTCTTAGAAAGAGGTTTTCTTGAAATAGAAAGACTTTTTAATAATAGGGGTGAAATTACAGGTGTAGGATCTGGTTTTTCAGATTTAGATTCTAAAACATCAGGATTTCAAAAAGGTGATATGATTCTTATTGCTGCTAGACCATCTATGGGTAAGACTACATTTGCATTAAATATAGCAGAGCATGCGGCGTTAAGAGAAGGAAAAAGCGTAGTTGTATTTTCTTTAGAAATGTCAAAAGAACAATTAGCATACAAATTGCTTTGTTCTGAAGCAAATGTTGATATGTTAAGACTTAGAACAGGTGAGTTAGATGATAAGGATTGGGAAAATATAGCTAGAGCGACAGG is a window encoding:
- a CDS encoding DHH family phosphoesterase, with amino-acid sequence MNKVTTIRRLLKPIILILLSLILYYFNYSGIALVIFLVYLVDNFYQLNYYWKKDNNIDEFIEKLNNGIESNIFQFVHPLALIQRNGDIVWSNSIFTELKSNEESSNKNILSIARGINLGRILSDKETLHQRLKIKGKLYDTYATKINVEDNVELYLVYFNDVTEIIGYETTKESVMLIEVDNFTEALETTEESNRPLLAAEIERTINAYANNLKAMIKKYDTNKYVLSIQDNFIKKQIDEKFKILDEISKIDKGNKIEVTLSIGIGRGGISPAENAKYANTAKELALGRGGDQTVVKSNDEIKFFGGNTKEIEKRTRVRARVVAHALNELIFVSSNVYIIGHKNPDMDCFGAAMGLASVIKQLGKSCKIVLQNDTNAIEYYLDNLMKDSKYDDLFISTEKAKNDLDDDSLFIIVDVHNKSYVSDLELVMKAKRKVIIDHHRRSPDMIEGDILNYIEVYASSTSEMVTEIIQYMVEKPKLARTEAEGLLAGIFMDTKGFLFKTGVRTFEAASFLRKSGADTIEIKKIFSDDLENYLLIAETIKSAEVNDNIAIAICPKNVDTVIVAKAADELLNISGINVSFVLAQINNDIYISGRSAGDINVQIVLETLGGGGHMNIAGAKISDAKIEDVVYDLKEAIKKYLKVGE
- the rplI gene encoding 50S ribosomal protein L9, producing the protein MKVILLQDVKKIGKKGEVIEASDGYARNFLFPRKLAQEATDSNMHILNNKKENERKKKLAEIEAAQKLAGELKGKEITIKTKIGESGKLFGAITSKDIASLIKTQYNVEIDKKKIVMDTIKLAGNYDIEVKLYPEVSTKMKVNILPQ
- the lonC gene encoding Lon family ATP-dependent protease; the protein is MKSNEETNLLNSIMSGNLSIEAQIDALFNVTKNILDKGAFRSRVVRFKLDKYVKSQDNCDRIFALKTILSEGEKKGIPKEEDLEQEVKIIIELIVNEIAKKYVQNKIEMKVEQAIMEKQEKYIDEVRLSVIKKQKGVENNNTMSKLNNLVSLDEKVTSKNIMSFLRPDSFDEVVGQERAIKSLISKLSSPYPQHIILYGPPGVGKTTAARLALKEAKKLNFTPFDDESKFVEVDGTTLRWDPREITNPLLGSVHDPIYQGSKRYLSEAGVPEPKPGLVTEAHGGVLFIDEIGELDHILQNKLLKVLEDKRVEFSSSYYDPDDESTPKYIKYLFDNGAPADFVLIGATTKSPSEINPALRSRATEVYFEPLSSDDIELIVKKAAEKLNVTLEEGVAKKISNYTFEGRKAVNILTDAYGYALYIEKQREDNIEIKLEYLDEVLSVGRHVPFEIFDNTEEYEIGHIYGLGVSGFLGSTIEIEANVFMAKKKGAGVVRFNETAGSMAKDSVFNAASVIRAITDKDIKDYDIHVNVIGGGKIDGPSAGVAITLCIISALLKKPIKQDIAVTGEISLRGKVKPVGGIFEKIYGARRKGIKRVLVPKDNEKEIPRGLKDIEVKSVSTIEEIMDIVFE
- a CDS encoding replicative DNA helicase is translated as MESQVMRTLPQSIEAEQSVIGSMIIDKSAIAKVLESLEEEDFYRDGHKVIFRAILDMFRKDMGVDLITLLENLKSTEMLERAGGVTYITEISASVPTTANLSSYIKIVEEKSVLRKLIKASTSIIESSYNNQGEVENVLDGAEKRIFDIAEKKTSKDFEPLSDVLERGFLEIERLFNNRGEITGVGSGFSDLDSKTSGFQKGDMILIAARPSMGKTTFALNIAEHAALREGKSVVVFSLEMSKEQLAYKLLCSEANVDMLRLRTGELDDKDWENIARATGPLSKAKVYIDDTAGVSVMEMRSKCRRLKMEYGIDLIVIDYLQLMSGSTSSDNRQQEVSEISRSIKALAKEMECPVIALSQLSRAPEQRADHRPMLSDLRESGSIEQDADIVMFLYRDEYYDKETEDKNIAECIIAKQRNGPVGTAKLAWLGQFSKFGNLDVIHKE